In Haliscomenobacter hydrossis DSM 1100, the DNA window GTGGTGAAGAAATCTCCTTAGGCGAGTATTACACCCCAAATTTCTGCTTCAAATACCCAATCGCTATGTCGTAAGCTTCTTTAGACATGGCTGGGTCATGCTTGGGGTTGCTGGGGTTGGCAAAACCATGCACCCCTCCGAAGATTTTGTAGTTCAAACTTTTGCCCGCCGTTTTCATATTGGCAGCAAAGTCTTCAATGACCTTTTTAGAGATGTATTCTTCGGTAGCAAACAGGCCCAGTACATCGCTATTCAGGGTTTTCAGTTTTTCTACATCCTGTACCGGCATGCCGTAATACATCACGGAGCCAACAGTTTGTTTGCCGCCCAGAATGGCCGACTTCAAAGACCAGCCGCCGCCAAAGCACCAACCCACGTTGGCAATTTTGGCTTTTTTGCCCGCCATCATCATGGCACCTTTCACGATGCTCTCCAGGCGTGTTTCCTGAACACCGCGCATGAAGCCACCCGCTTCTTTGGGGTCAGACGTGACCTTGCCATCGTACATGTCGAGGGCAATTACGTTGACGGCACCACCCAGGTCGGTGTAAAAAATATCCGACTGCTTTTTGATGTAGTCGTTCAAGCCCCACCATTCCTGGTAAACAAACAACCACTTCTTCGATTTTTTCTTGGCTTTGATCATGTAGCCATTGGCCGTTTGTCCATCCGGCGTTTTGAAATTTACACTGCTGCCCATTTCAGCGTAGTCCAGGGGCAGTGGAGAAGGGTGTAAGGCTACAAATTTGGGGTCATCCACAAAGGCGGCCATGCCCTCGTTGTCGTTGTGGCACATCGGCATGGGTGCATCGACAGGATTTACGGCAGGTGTATTGTACCGAATCGGTTGAAAAACGGTCAACAGGCTCAGTACAATAGACAGGGAGGAAATGAGAAAATAGTTCATCGTTAAGGCAATTTTTGGTTAGACTATAACATCAGGCAACTGAGTTGCCATGGGCAATCGAACATTTTGGGGCGCAAAAAGTTTTGGCTTCGATTACCGCTGCAAGACAAAAGAGCCACTGCTGCGAATCAAAGAACGTTGGTCTAGCAGATGATAAAAGTAAGTACCATTGCTCAACCCTGATTTGAGTTGGACGGAGTGTTGAACTTTACCACTGGCAGCGCTGATCCGCTCCAAAGCCACCATTTGTCCCTGGGTATTGTACACGAGCACATCCCAGTCTTCGGAGTCCGACTTCTCAAACTCCAGTACAAGATTTCCGGCTGTAGGGTTGGGGAAGAGTTTGGTTTTTACCCCTATTTTTTTCAAATCCGGCAAATCGGTGGTCAAACCCCGTACGGGGTTGATGTTGCGAACTACCCGAGCCAGGGTATCGTTGCGTATTTCCGCAGTCAGGATGGCCGAAGCAAAACGGGCACCATAAAAGGCATAAGTTTTGCTTTGCCGGAGGGCATTTTGCTCCAACCCCAGGGCCGTCAAAATCAATCCGGGAGCAGGCGTCGAAGACAGGTAAAAACTATCGCGAGAAAGTTCGGTGGTTTCCACCAGGAGTACCGCAAAGTCCAGCGGGCTTCCTCCGCGCGGGCTGCGCATGCGCAAGGTTCCCCAACCAATGGTGGAATCCCGTTTGTATTCATTGGTCACGACCTGGCCGGGCGTACGATTCAATCCTGCCAAAGCCACCGTAATTTGAAAATTGATCACATTGCGGTAGGTCCAGATGTGTTTACTGCTGGTCGTAAGCGGGAATTTGTAGTAGTACAAGGGGTTGTCGGTATAATTGTCCACCTTGCGAAACAAAGTGACCGAATCGCTGCGAAATCCGGTAAAACTACTCAGAGGAAAACTTCCTCCGGCAAAAATGGTGCCTTGAATCGAGTAGCCATCATCACCGTAACGTTCAAATTGAAAATTGTCGGTCACCCGAAAAGGGCCGAAAGCATAACTTGCGATATAGGCTGCAGTCGCGTTGGGAAAATCAAAGGGGATGAACAAGGGGTCAAGCACTGAAGTAACAAAACGATTGGGGGCCAAAGCAGAATCCAGGGCATTGGAATAATCCCAAAACTGGTTGTTGCCTCCTTGCGGAATCTGGAAGCCCTGGCGCTGCATGACCTGGCTGAGGATCGTATCGACGCGGTTGTCGGCAATGGTGAAATCACTGCGTGTCAGGGAGATCTGGGCGCTTAATCCCGAGATGAAACAAAATAAACAAAGGCTTAAGTAGAGTTTTTGGGTCATGGTATTGGGTTGGATATGGTTACTTTCGGCCCCGCATGTGGCGGAAATTGACAAAGATAATGTCACCACGGATTCACACAGATGCACACAGATTTTTTGTCCCATCTATAAAATCTGTGTGCATCTGTGTGCATCTGTGGTGAATAATAAAACCTATTTGAGGTCGAACACGTAAAAATAAGGCTCCTCGACGCCGGCATATACCCCTCTCAATTTCACTTCGGTTTTGCCATTGCGCAGCGCAGCAATCAAGTCCTCTTCAGAAGTAATTTTCCGTTCATTCACCTGGGTAATCACAAAATTGGGTTTCAAATTGGTCTGGTCGATTTTGCTGCCTTTAAAAACACTGGTCACCTTCACCCCATTTTCCAACTCCATTTGTTTGAGCTCAAAGGCGTTCAATGGACGTACCTCCATGCCCAGTTTTTGCAAAAATTTTACATCCGCGCCCTGCACAATGCTGGTTTTGTTGCTGCGGTTTTTCAAGGTTACTTTGGCGATCGATTTTTTGCCATTGCGCATGTATTCCACCCGCAGGACGTTGCCGGGTGAATACCGACCAACCTGTTCCTGTAGTTCGGGCATTGAACCCGTTTTTACCCCATTTACCCGCAGGATCACGTCATCCCTGCGCAAGCCAGCGTCAGCAGCACCGCTACCGGGAGTAACCCCTGTGATGTGTACACCTGCTACATCGTTCAAGCCCAAATTACGGGCCAATTCACTGTTTACATCTTCAATCCGTATGCCGATCAGCCCGCGTTGAACGATGCCGTAATTTTTGAGGTCGCCGATGACTTTGCG includes these proteins:
- a CDS encoding dienelactone hydrolase family protein, encoding MNYFLISSLSIVLSLLTVFQPIRYNTPAVNPVDAPMPMCHNDNEGMAAFVDDPKFVALHPSPLPLDYAEMGSSVNFKTPDGQTANGYMIKAKKKSKKWLFVYQEWWGLNDYIKKQSDIFYTDLGGAVNVIALDMYDGKVTSDPKEAGGFMRGVQETRLESIVKGAMMMAGKKAKIANVGWCFGGGWSLKSAILGGKQTVGSVMYYGMPVQDVEKLKTLNSDVLGLFATEEYISKKVIEDFAANMKTAGKSLNYKIFGGVHGFANPSNPKHDPAMSKEAYDIAIGYLKQKFGV
- a CDS encoding T9SS type A sorting domain-containing protein; the protein is MTQKLYLSLCLFCFISGLSAQISLTRSDFTIADNRVDTILSQVMQRQGFQIPQGGNNQFWDYSNALDSALAPNRFVTSVLDPLFIPFDFPNATAAYIASYAFGPFRVTDNFQFERYGDDGYSIQGTIFAGGSFPLSSFTGFRSDSVTLFRKVDNYTDNPLYYYKFPLTTSSKHIWTYRNVINFQITVALAGLNRTPGQVVTNEYKRDSTIGWGTLRMRSPRGGSPLDFAVLLVETTELSRDSFYLSSTPAPGLILTALGLEQNALRQSKTYAFYGARFASAILTAEIRNDTLARVVRNINPVRGLTTDLPDLKKIGVKTKLFPNPTAGNLVLEFEKSDSEDWDVLVYNTQGQMVALERISAASGKVQHSVQLKSGLSNGTYFYHLLDQRSLIRSSGSFVLQR